ataagtTGTACTTTGTTATCTTTCTGCAATTATATAGAATTAGAAATATTCACAGGgaaattattaatattcttaCTTGTTCTCTCTCAAAGAACTGCTCATCTCTGTGTTTCTGAGCAAGCAGAAGcagtttctcctcctctttGTCCTTTCGGGATCTCTCCTCTTCTAGATACAGTGGTACGTTACGCTGGGCTCGCTGCATACACAGGTAACATAgctcctacacacaaacacaaatgtttgtgATCACATGCAATCACTGGCCTAGAACATGGATAAATTGAAACTGCTAGTCTAGTTGGACTTATGGGATCTAAATCCATAGAAAATGGGGTGCAGGGacctttaatatttattttaatctttttaaaatttataatatttatttactggctttcattcatcttctgtgCCGCTTAGCCAGCACAGGGTGGCAGGGAGCCTGAGCACGAAAGGGGCAACATATTGGAAGACAAACAGTCTTATTTATAGTATTATAGTATTATGTTCTTGAAATATGTCTGTACTGAGGGGACCCACTGAATTTTGTTTCATCATTTTGTTTCAAAACATTTGAGATCCTTCGCTCTTTTCTGAGCATTTAAGATCCCTCATATGGGGAAGAGTTTGAAGAGTTTCATAGctcaagaaaagaaagaaagaacctgTCTCACCTGTCCAGCTCGGGTGTGGTCATGGCAAGCCAGACCTGGATAAGCAGCTTCTTGCTTCAATTCTGCTTTTTCAGCAGCGCCATCTGGTGGCTGTGAGGTTTTAGACTGTCTAAAATTGAGCAGGGTTTCAGATTGTGCAACATTAATTAAGACATAGAGAAAAAGGTCAAAAGATGTATGAAGAATGTTTAGATTTACTTTTtaagaaacatttcaactagcacttctttccctatcttttgcatttgaaaaatatttgacactttttcattgtaacttgaacaaatgttttaaactcatggtatcttaagtatgtaacctagtgaaccagcattaatgtatccaatgatagagatttaagcacttatgtacgtcgctctggataagggcgtctgtaaatgtaaatttgaatCTAATTCTGTCTGTTCAATATAGAAGatagaagataaataaaatgcttagtCTTTAAGACTTTCACACGTTGGAAAATGTAAAGACTAAATAAGTTATAAAAGGCTGGACACGGAGACTCCTTCAATGTGCCTTCAAATGTCTCCAGAAAACATATCAGCAttaaatatatcaatatatttctttgttaaataacagcaatttttttttttttttttttttttttttttttacaaaatctgtttaaacaatattatttataaagaattatTAATAAGTATCAGCTTATGTGTgtgggttttatatatatatatacacacacacatgacatttaaaaagacaTGGGATCAATTCATAAACACAAACCTATGAATATTCCATGAGTTCCATGAAGTAGTGAACTAAAACTCGGTCTGTCAGTATGACCCCCTCTGAGTGGTAATCTAAATCCATTCAATCAGcacagtctgagagaactggtcACTAAAGGCCAGCATGTAGACTGTTCTGCTTCCTACTGTGATATGGAACGGTGCTGACAGATGGCAGCATTCTCACAAGGTCTTTGGTTTCAGGGCCTGTAGAGGTTGTGCTTTTTACACTGCTCTTGGTTTGGAGGCGCAGTTTATCTTATATTGCTTAGAGTCTGGCAGTAGGTAGACTGATGCTAGGTCAGAATAAGAATGGCTTTAACAGAAGGATTTGAATACATCAGGTTTGCAGAGGTCATGCCTATGTTTGCCATCATAACCTTATTTAGTGAACTTAGCAATGGGTTTTCCATTGACATCTCATTTGATGAGATCAATATCAATGTGCAaactttgttttatatatatagggCCCATTTTTTAGCATTAGCACTCAGGGTCTTGACTGATCACCTTTATGCTATGGTGAAATACTGTATTTGTATCTTGGGATTTGTCTCTTTCAGGATAACTCTGTCTGCATCCACAGGCTCTGAATGGCtcattaaatgatttaattcattcattcattcattcattcatcttctaccgcttatctgaacttctcgggtcacggggagcctgtgcctatctcaggcgtcatcgggcatcaaggcaggatacaccctggacggagtgccaacccatcgcagggcacacacacacactctcattcactcacgcattcacacactacggacaattttccagagatgccaatcaacctaccatgcatgtctttggaccgggggaggaaaccggagtacccggaggaaacccccgaggcacggggagaacatgcaaactccgcacacacaaggcggaggcgggaatcgaaccccgaccctggaggtgtgaggcgaacgtgctacccactaagccaccgtgccccctaaatgatttaatgagtttaaaaattttgaaaataaGATGCTTTTGGGTTCATAGTCACTGGATCTCAACCACACTGGACACCTACAGTGTTTGGAAAAATAGTGTACAGTACACTTTAAGGGACGTGTAGCATCTATAGCAGGTTCACTACAATAATGGACACAACAGTGCAGGGCCAGGGGATGTACTGTAGGGTGATACAAGAGAGTCATTCACTCTCATCTCAACgttaatgctaaataaatctGATCCAGTTTTTAGCAATGAATCATTTTGACCTGAGTAGAACATAATGGATATCTTATGAAGAGGATGTAATGCTAGATGacaatgtttataataaaaatctgtaaCTGTTTGGAGATTCAGCTGGTTTATTTTGTGGACTTAGAAATAGAAGTATATGGTTATAAACATAAGATTTATACTGAATCTAAAACTAACACATTCATTCTAACATACCTTTCTGTAGTTTCGAATGGAATCCCAGTCTCTTGGTTATCACTTAAGATGTTTCCATGTGCTTTGCATGCGGATGGCCTGAACACATGCTGTGCTGAAAGTCTAGactctataacacacacacacacacacacacacacacacacacacacacacacacacacacacacacacacacacacacacacacacacacacacacacacacacacacacacacacacacacacacacacaaatgatgtTGTTCTTGCTTATGTCTCTCgaatgtataaatgaataattccTACAGTCTGATGATGATAATGGTCTATTAAACCTTAAGAATATAATTTCACACACAGATGATTTACAAAAGTGTTCAAcacttgtttttctgtttatctaACTGAAATCAAAGATAGTAACTCACCTTTCCTATTCTCCTCTTGTCTATCATACAGCTCAGGGGCAGAACCTTCATGTTCTGCTTCCTCCTCTCTcagtacatttcctgaagagaTCTTGGGGAATGTCATGGCATTGCAGCTCCCAAGGCGCTGGAGGCTTGAGTGCTTCCCAGAGATTATGGAGATGCTCGTTCCAGGTCTCTAAAAAATAATCTTGAGGCTTTACTTCAGAAccttgtatttattataatgcaCCAGTTTAGACTTGTTacttaaatgaattgaaataaaacgGTATACAATGAAATAAAGCATGGTAGCACCTAAGCTAAAAAGGTAACAGAGAATAATTTGAATTATTGTTTAGTGGTATGTCGTATCTTAAAATTTATATGATATGCCAAATAATGTTTATCTATGAACAGTTAAAGCACATCATGGGAATAGAGAAGCGTTTCACACTGTGCTTATAACAAGGTCATTTTTTTACCCAGTGTTCTAAAACCCATCATTGTGGTGGTAAACATGTACTCAGTGTGACTAGCCAAACGTGTACTGTGTGAAATTAGCCAATCGTGTACCTTGTGAAACTAACCAAACATGTACAGTTTGAAACTAGCCAAACATGTACTGAAGGGCTGTCAAAATCATgcattgagcgtgacagtcatgcatttcggtcttttgtcacgctctcccgccacacatcgtatttctcacacagaaaaaccttttgactaacatatatttaatatgccacagcgcccaaaatgtatctgtccgcaccgctgtctctatggaaccgagcaggaatcaagcgcgtctcccctggagttctgaGTCGAGaatgacacttatcagccaatcagaaaaagaggctacacaatagctgGAGATGTCAACCTTGTCTGTATACAAAACCTGAGAGCACTGTGAAGTCAAACATGTACAGTTTGAAACTAACCAAACATTTACTGTGTGAAACTAGCCAAACATGTGCAGTTTGAAACTAGCCAAACATTTACTGTGTGAAACTAGCCACACTTGTACAGTATAAAACTAGCCAAACATGTACAGTTTGAAACTAACCAAACATTTACTGTGTGAAACTAGCCAAACATGTACAGTTTGAAACTAACCAAACATTTACTGTGTGAAACTAGCCACACTTGTACAGTATAAAACTAGCCAAACATGTACAGTTTGAAACTTACCAAAAATGTTCTGTGTGAAACAAATTTTACAGTGTGAAAGTATTCAAACATTTACTTTGTGAAACTATACAATTATGTACAGTGTAAAAGTATTATATGTTAGAATGTTACAGCaagatgcttagcaacagatACTCAATCAAAAACTGCAGAATTTATGTAGCAACAGTTTTTCACACTGATATAAAAGCATGAGACTTCCATAGGTCATGCGCTTTATTTATCCAATCATGGTTGTTGACAAAGTGAATATCCAAGTAGGCAAAATGATAGTGGGAAGATTTCAGAGATTCATAGGATGGGAATGTGTTAAAGAATCAAATTTCATGAGGGTATTCTGAATAATCAGCATGTATAAATAATTTAGTTTCCTCGACAGAAAACGAGAAGAGAGCTCCCTGTTATGTGAATATGACCCTTTAACGTTCAGGACAAAAGTAACCAGGCATCAACGCTACAATGCGCAGAGAAAACATGACGACTGTGGCAGCTGTAAAGTGAGCTACTGTTAAGTTCTGTGCAAAATTAAAGTGCTTAAAAAAAGCAacttgtaaaaattaaaaatgaaaagaaaagacaggTTTCCTGAAGAGAACACTGAGATAAACATTTGGTTTAAGATAAAAATTGTGCAGTGGAAAACACAGTCCTGAATGAATCactgtgttgattttattttcaaatgagACGCTTCACTACAAAACGTCTGTATACATCTTTACTGCAGATTtgtcttaaaataaatagtcctacttaaaaaaaactacttctactactgatattattattattattattattattattattattattattattattattattcagaagaagaagaagaagaagaagaagaagaagaagaagaagaagaagaagctggacTGTccactttataaaaaaaaaaaagaaaacttaatTTTTACGGTGTTTGTTGCAGAAGGTCAACATAATAACCTCAAGGCATTGTCTGATTTTATTTAGATGATTTATTGGCTGTTGGCTttctgtttaaatacattttgctgTTTAACACATGAGGTCTGGGTTAAAACCACCTCTGCAGACTGGCTGTTATCAGACTGCATCACAAGTATCGTAACTACCCACTAACTAATTTAACAAAGTCGATTTTAGTGAAATAGCTTTTTACTGAACTAGATTCCtcattataacatttataatctCCACAAGAAATAACTTGTACGTATATTTTAGAGATTTAGTCTAGTCCACTCAGTCAAATCCCATTAAAACAGCAAACTGATATATGTGAACTCAGACTCACGTTGGACAGAGCCCAGAGGAGTGTGCCTGAGCCATCCATGCTTGAGATGAAGTCACGGTAGAACTTCATCTTGACGTTGCTGTGCTGGAATGAGAGTACGCCAATACCCCTGAAGATAAGGAAGACACTGCGCTGTGCAGCCACAGCACGCAGCAATAAGAGGAGCATCTCCCTCACACAGCCTTCTACCACGTCGCGCTCGAACGGGCTATCCACGCTCAGGGCGGTGAAATTGAGCTGCACCACCGGTATGTCCCCTGCTGTGTGCCATTAATGTTAGAATGAAAGCACTACCAGCTTCACTAATACACTTAAACAGGAGTGGATGTTGTGgcatttgtatttgtgtaactTTTAACCATACATCACCATATTCATGTACATTAGCTAATGCACAACATCAAGAAAGGCTTGGAGATCAATTCGGTCTTCGTTCCAGTGCCATCGAAAAGTATTGGAACATAGATTTGTTTCTGCTAATCATTAGAGACTCTTGTCTTGAGTGTGATTAAATAATGAGATTAATTGATAAGAAATGTTGCGATTAAACAACAATATGAGGACCATGAATATGATCTACATGATCTAGATGTGTAAAACAACATAGAAAATCGCACCTTAAgtctttctgtttcatttctgaTTGATTTCACCTTTTGTAAATTTAATTATTCTGAATTCCTTTACATTATGGAACCATACACTCaaattatttactataaaagTTAACAAAAGCAAACCAGGAAACAACAGCattaaaaaattctatataCTATACACCACAGATCATTTTACACCAATACAATTATAGTTATAGTATAGTATCATAAATTATAATATAgttttattagatttaaataataaatccaaTTGGCAAAGTTATCAATAACTGCATTAACAtatgtttatacaactgatgAGCAAGCGAAACGAAAATGAACAACATGTACAacactttaataaacatgtttgttattgttaacTGGCAAAATTCAGAACAGAAGTGATTTCCAGTGTTTACACCTATATACCAGAGATCTGAAAGTTATCAACGTTTACGATAACATACTGTTATTTAATTTATGGGAAAAAATGTTAATCAGTACAAGTATATTTAGTCAACATTGTAAAAGGTTCATGAATGTTAACTAAAGcagtaaatatttcagtaaataTTTGTACAATAGGTATATAGGTAATATTTGTGTATAACGTTCTATTAACTTTCTACGAATTATTTATGCATATagatgttaaaaacaaaacaaaacaaaacaaaagaaaaggtCTGAATATGATTTAAGTAAATTACTGTGGTagcagtgtgatgatgtgtgtactCGCCTGCAGCAAGAGGTTTGCTCTGTTTAAGGCCATGAGACTGGCAAAGTTTCTCAGTTAAGATGAAGACTGGCCTCTGATAAAGGACATACTTGCTGCCTAGATCCAACTTCTGCTGGGAGAAGGTGAAGACTCCAAGGCCAGCAATGCACACTCCCTAAGGAATATCCATTTGACCACTTACATCCTGACAATTTTTGCACTGTGCTCTGAAGAACATTAGGAAACTCACAGAAATTATATTCACAACTGACATATTAAGTACACTGTTGTCTAGACCACAGCTTCCCATTACTGGTCTCGATGCACCCCATGCCAGATTATAGTGTTTTTCTTGCTCTGACATACTCACACATTTATTAGATGATTAGTTGAAATGTTGAGGACTGGGTAATTCAGATGCATGGTTGGgaacctctctgtctctctctctctcacacatatatacagaaaatGTCCCCAGTGAACTTGGCCGCTGTTCCAACTGTTCCaaggacacttttttttttttccagttttgcTATCATAAAGCAACTTTCtacatgttgtactgtgtatggttatacagtatatctgataAATAAAACTTGATTTATGTGGATGGAATCAATATAAACATTCTTTGTCTTGACTATTTTCATGAAATTCTATAAAATGTCTGACAGCAgggcttttcctttttttattaacagaatATCATTTTTTCTAATCAATTTTGCTTATATTGGCAGTCTCTTTCTAATTCACCTTGCATAGACTTAACTTACCTTTTGCATAGACATGTGCCGGTCGATGAAAGCAGACACATTTGCCCAAATATTATCCACATCTAtgcaggaataaaacacacaatatatatttgATTGGAATCATTTTCCTTCGTCCTTCATGATAATTTTCTTACGTTTGCCATTCAAAAGATGTATCTAAATTTGATTAGAAgttgagggatgtggtagcttagtagACCAGGTGATGGACACTGATAAGAAGGTTGTCAGTTTGAATCCCCTGTCTACCTGTTTGCcactgttgtataaaatgtaagttcacaatgagtgttaagggcctcgcttaggggcccagcagtggcagcttggtagacggggttcaaactcacaaccttcctatcaGTAGTCCAAATTGTAATTTCTccactttttgatgatattccaTGGTTCATCTTTTGTTTTAGAAACTCTATTGTCCCCCTCTCATTTTGACCCCGTGATCCTGTACATATTTCTTAGCACTTTGAGGACGAGAGCTTTAACAGTTGGAGGAAACCAAGTTGATGGCAAGAAAATCCTACAGAAAACTAACCAGAATCTGGTTAATCTGAATGAATTCACTGTTAACAGCTGGATAATAATTACTTTTGAACATGAGTTTGAATTTGATCGATTTATTTGGAGAACAGTCACTTCTTCTATTATAAAAAGGTGTGTAGATTTATGCAAGCagtttatgtttttaataaatagtcatttaattacatttttaaaacactgCAGGATGAAAGGGATGGAACTTCACCATGAACATAAAATTCCCATGAGTCCCTTTTCAAAGTTTTTGCACCCACCTTAATTACGTATTCCTTTCCATTAACTTTTactgcatttgttttggaaaggATAAACACCAGCTTGGTCTGGCCATTGATCAGCTGCCTAATACACCTAATATACCTTTTTAAGCCACACTGTGGacttatttaaagaaaataaatacaaaattaagACAAGAGAATCtcacaaatacatttattcatgaatttacCCAAGTAATAAAGAAGTAGGAAAACAACGTAGCTGCTGTTAAACATGGTTTACCAGCTCAGTTTGTGGTAGCTGATCAGACCAAGCTGCattttatacataaattatCCTCCAAATACCTAAAACCTCTAACACTTCATTTACATTGGTGATTTGATTAATTGTGATTTTAGGATATTTAAGACAAGACAAGGCAACAATTCATCTATTTACTTACCGAATCTTTTGAGATTATTAGGAGtttttagatatttagataATTTCCTAATTACTTGTActaactaaaatgtaaaaaaaaatgtaagtccctCTGAATGTTTATATCACTCTTACAGATAGATTagacatataaaaaaatttactttGCTATGCATTTTTCCCCCCCATGCATGAGATTTTCAGCTGAAGCAACAATTCAAGAGCAAACTATCACTACTTTTCACTTTAAGGGCTCAGAAACATTACCGTTCTCGCTCAGCTGAGACAGAGTCGGAAAGCTGTTGCGTTCTGCCTCCGACACCACAGCAAGCAAGCCGTCTGTCATGgctgaaaatgaacaaatctgaacaatttattctaaaaaaaaaaaatccgtcTACAATCCGTGTTTGGTCCGCGCGAGCGCAGGAATCCCCAAACACGTTGCCATGGAGATATGACGCAATACCCCCGCATTGTTATTGCAGACAATAGCTAGAGGATAATTTAGCACATATGAGTCAAATTACCAGCAAATATAAATCTAACATTTCTCTTAAGATTACAGTATTGGTTATTGTGTATTTACCCTTTTCTAAAGGTTGAGATTTTACCCCCATTCGACAAGCTGAGGATTGCAAAacttacataaaacaaaatcgTTGTGCACGTGGCTTATTTGTTACTGTTATTGTCAAGTTATTGTTATTGCATGAGTTAACAAATTGCACTCTGTGCTCTTTACTTCATACCTCAGCACTTGATTTTCTTCATAATGATAGCATGTGGAAAAGATACATAATCAACAGGGATTGAAGAAAAACCTCAAATCTTTCATTTGAGAAACTTCTAGCATTATTACAAATTAGATATATTGCGCATGAGCAattcagaaacaaaacacaaaccatAATAAAACAACTCCAATGACATACTCTACACATGAATCATCAGAATAGGGAAACCTGATCTGAGTTTATTAGATTATGGGATGTATGCTGGGGCCAGAGAATTTCTGAATTATCACGAAATGCATAAGATCTTCTGTTGAATTACATTGAGTCTCACCCCTGTTAGCAAATGATAGGAATAACCTTAACAACATGATATAGAATGAAGAGCAGGTGAAGTTATTCTAATCTTCAACTGTCTAATTCGtttgaagctcttgacctgcacTATAGTTAGGTTCTAATGAACTATAATGAAATtgctctgacctgttagttcctcggGAGCTCTTGGTTGTTTAACTCCATTCGACtacaaacattatttacattgacgttATTCACTAGTGTCACCCAGTGTCAGTGATGGGTtcacttctgtgtctggttcctctcaaggtttcgtCCTCAtgacatctcagggagtttttcctcaccaccgtcacctcaggcttgatcattagggatagacgttagaaataaatagtaacttaatctTTTATTCTATGTTATTCTATGCTTTTGTAGAGCTGTTtagagacaatgtcaattgttaaagaagctatacaaataaaattgtaattattCATTGTACTGCTGCTACCTGAACCATGCATCATATTTATGAGACTTACAGGTGTTACTAATAAAGTCACTAATAAGAATATAcaggtttttcttttcattatctatattaatgttaaatttggataatataataatataatcaattATCAAATGATTGTTATAAAATTGTTgtcttatgattttttttatctaacatTCTGCTTATATAACTTTCTGTATGTATTGTTGGTcgtataaataaacaaatagactGGAATttgtttaagaaaagaaaactgttcATTCCCTTTAGATACTTCACAATCAACAGTCATTAATCAGATAAACAAAAGCCgttatcaattttttttcacCTACCGCTCCAAAAAAAGTCACCTTATTCTTTTCTAATCTTTATCATAGACACgaaggaataaaaaaactaacaaagaCGACAGACACATAAAGGGATGCATTTTTATATCTACGTTATAAATATCAGTCATGCATTATATGAAAAGTCTGTAAGTCATCCTCAGCTGGTGAACCGGAAACAGTCAGTGTTGTCtgcattaaaacattttcagtaacactgtatttacatttctgttccaTAAAATCCATAAACTATACTGATTAAGTAAACTGTTTCCTGCCACACGGTAACATGAATTCACAATTTCCTTCTCGTCTCTTAATTAAAGAGCATTGTTTATTTGAAGCATGTCATGTCTTCCAGAAGTTTGGATTCTGCACCATTCGTCTCTGGAAGTTTTCATACCTGGAGAAGAAAGAGgacaggaagagaaaaaaagtgaatcAAGGTTAATGATGTTTATCAATCTACAGACATGGACAAGTGGAGATgacacactgagcactgagctAGTGACTAGTAACTGAATAAACCCAACTCACACAAACCCCTGTGCAATACTGGGACACAGCAACAGCACAAAATACATAAAGCTTTCACAAAACTGGTTTAAGAATTCTGCAAAAAACTCAGTCTGGCATTGTTTGGGGTATGTGTAAAAGTTTAAATTCAAATATCATATCTCATTGGTGATGTACACAATTATAAACAGTACAACACAAAGAAATGCTTTTCTGATGgtcataaaaatgaaaaagactaAGAAAAGATCGacaacgcgcgcacacactcacattcacgcttgcgcgcacacactcacattcacgcttgcgcacacacactcacattcacgctcgcgcgcacacactcacattcacgcttgcgcgcacacactcacattcacgcttgcgcacacacactcacattcacgctcgcgcgcacacactcacattcacgcTTGCGCGCACACTCGTTACTGAATTTGCAACATGACTAGagtgtatataataaatttCATTCAAAGATGTTATGTAGCATCTAAAAAAGTGTACGAGTCTTTAAGTGTCCTCAGTATGAAACGATGGATCTGACTATCACATAGCCGCTGACGGAAAGGGGTCAAATATACAGAAGATGCTGGAAAAGTAAAGACTGTGCAGGACTGGAGGATTTTTCTGAAGAATGTTGTGCAGTTTAACAGTTCAGGACAAACCAGAGACTCATGAAGAACTCTTactaaacataaacacagaagcTGATCATCCAGGTAACAACACACTGGGTTAAGGATCGAGGGGACGGAAAATATTTGAACTGGTTCCTTTGTGTAAATTTAGATATTGTTTTCTATGTAAACATCTCTTATGTGAAAGAATTTATTCAGGGAATaacgaaataaaaaaacaataataataaaaaaaaaaacactgcaatttATATATGATCCCTATTACTATTCATTATTTTGCAGATTCAGCAAAGGTGGATGTAAACCTATGACCTCAACAGTACTCCAGAGTTAAAATGCAGATACACAGGATGCATAAATATtgcaatgtaaaataaataatatacttcCACTTAAAATCCTGAAGTAAATTCCGTCACCAGATCATCTCTGGCCAGTGGAAACTGTGAATGGTAGCTAGAACTGAGGTTAAATTTGTGTATTGACACCTGACTTTTAATACTTTTCAGTtagaaaaacataaacatagttTTTGGTATGATGTGCAGTTTAACAGTCACTCACCATTTAAAGATGGAGCTGGCTGGAACATACGTTTCCGTGGGGTTTGGCATCATCTGAGCTTGTGTCAGAGCAAAGGAGGAGGTGAAGTTGTACAGGCTCTCCAACATCTTCTGTGTGAACTTTCCAGAGAAGAACACAAGGTTAACATCATGTCAAGACGGTCTG
This genomic window from Tachysurus fulvidraco isolate hzauxx_2018 chromosome 18, HZAU_PFXX_2.0, whole genome shotgun sequence contains:
- the LOC113648931 gene encoding coiled-coil domain-containing protein 81 isoform X1, with amino-acid sequence MTDGLLAVVSEAERNSFPTLSQLSENDVDNIWANVSAFIDRHMSMQKGVCIAGLGVFTFSQQKLDLGSKYVLYQRPVFILTEKLCQSHGLKQSKPLAAAGDIPVVQLNFTALSVDSPFERDVVEGCVREMLLLLLRAVAAQRSVFLIFRGIGVLSFQHSNVKMKFYRDFISSMDGSGTLLWALSNRPGTSISIISGKHSSLQRLGSCNAMTFPKISSGNVLREEEAEHEGSAPELYDRQEENRKESRLSAQHVFRPSACKAHGNILSDNQETGIPFETTERQSKTSQPPDGAAEKAELKQEAAYPGLACHDHTRAGQELCYLCMQRAQRNVPLYLEEERSRKDKEEEKLLLLAQKHRDEQFFEREQATQEKKLQNNKKMAAINLGVAETLRAKKLAKSSQFEGSYIFGRRPVTPPRLLKQRCYMQDLTEQLTQRKLDHTQRCQNQELTERLHQIQLADEFAKMKSQEFLQKKENMKRLQKALDIQLEHQSPGLPARQPDSDGPVFGVRDGAPDLLAEQKQRAQRVGDEQRNAARSQRKEALCSWLSEQRKERDMLQRNHKELIADRINRYERLRKVRTALEDTWTRSADLKHCRDMEERAFIRSGGRLLIDQCEQYRRCFQCKRKTTNCGESNIWKESHYTSGSRLMV
- the LOC113648931 gene encoding coiled-coil domain-containing protein 81 isoform X2, with the translated sequence MTDGLLAVVSEAERNSFPTLSQLSENDVDNIWANVSAFIDRHMSMQKGVCIAGLGVFTFSQQKLDLGSKYVLYQRPVFILTEKLCQSHGLKQSKPLAAGDIPVVQLNFTALSVDSPFERDVVEGCVREMLLLLLRAVAAQRSVFLIFRGIGVLSFQHSNVKMKFYRDFISSMDGSGTLLWALSNRPGTSISIISGKHSSLQRLGSCNAMTFPKISSGNVLREEEAEHEGSAPELYDRQEENRKESRLSAQHVFRPSACKAHGNILSDNQETGIPFETTERQSKTSQPPDGAAEKAELKQEAAYPGLACHDHTRAGQELCYLCMQRAQRNVPLYLEEERSRKDKEEEKLLLLAQKHRDEQFFEREQATQEKKLQNNKKMAAINLGVAETLRAKKLAKSSQFEGSYIFGRRPVTPPRLLKQRCYMQDLTEQLTQRKLDHTQRCQNQELTERLHQIQLADEFAKMKSQEFLQKKENMKRLQKALDIQLEHQSPGLPARQPDSDGPVFGVRDGAPDLLAEQKQRAQRVGDEQRNAARSQRKEALCSWLSEQRKERDMLQRNHKELIADRINRYERLRKVRTALEDTWTRSADLKHCRDMEERAFIRSGGRLLIDQCEQYRRCFQCKRKTTNCGESNIWKESHYTSGSRLMV